Genomic window (Leisingera methylohalidivorans DSM 14336):
GTTGGTGCGGGGATGGGGGCTGCGCTTAATACGGCGTCGGGCATGGACGGTTATATCATGTCCGACCGTGCGAGCTGGCTCAACTTTGGCAACAAGGGCGGCTTGGCGCTGCTGTTTGCAGGCGATCCGGTGCTGTTCAACCAATACGCCTATATCCCTGTGAACCCGGAAAAGCATGGTCACGTGAAGAACAGTCTGGCAATGCAGCTGGAGGATTGGCTGGTTTCGGACAAGGCACAAGAACTGATCAATGGCTATCAGATCAATGGCGAGACATTGTTTGTGTTCAACGCCAAGCAGTAAAGCCGTTTGGTTTGCACGCTGAGCCCCTGCTGTCCGCAGCCGGGTTAAGAGGCTTAGCCAGATGAACACGGCAGCTTCTGCTGAGGACCGTAAGGGCTGGATGGGCTTGCTGTCCCCTGCTGAGGAGGCTCGGCTTGCTGAATTGCGGCAGGATTGCGGGGCCGGTCCGGTTGGTGAATGGCCGCGCGCGCCAGAGGCGGGCGGGGTCACGATGCGGGGCCGCATGGGCGGGTCCGGTGCACCTTTCAGTCTGGGTGAGATGCAGGTTTCCACAGTACGCTGTCGCTGAAGACCGGCGCGGCGGC
Coding sequences:
- a CDS encoding phosphonate C-P lyase system protein PhnG → MGLLSPAEEARLAELRQDCGAGPVGEWPRAPEAGGVTMRGRMGGSGAPFSLGEMQVSTVRCR